A stretch of Vibrio sp. B1FLJ16 DNA encodes these proteins:
- a CDS encoding choline kinase codes for MGKQDLSKMGAAHVSIGEFEGEPCIYKGDASDVELNFYQFAATALDGVNTPKLLNISGNNLVIEYIPHSITFDGLHANKSTFEQLAFIHNSKFQPEFPVKNHAWDSRSTDLALSRLNLPEVTQDSIRTVQHLSFELFDFKGLISGDSNEGNWGTRGNGELVLFDWERFGFGSPAIDLAPLVRGLGTSRDYESIVEKYVQYSSKLSQDKLQRHLILAKVWLVVEVTNILTFRGKSSASMYFNWFRENVPSWLISVEKTL; via the coding sequence ATGGGAAAACAGGACTTATCCAAAATGGGGGCGGCTCATGTTTCAATTGGGGAGTTTGAGGGCGAGCCTTGTATTTATAAAGGAGATGCATCTGATGTTGAACTTAATTTCTATCAGTTTGCAGCTACGGCATTAGATGGTGTAAATACTCCCAAACTACTTAATATTAGTGGCAATAACTTAGTTATCGAGTACATTCCCCATAGTATTACGTTCGATGGTCTACACGCTAATAAAAGTACTTTTGAGCAATTAGCATTCATTCATAATTCGAAGTTCCAGCCAGAGTTTCCAGTAAAGAACCACGCTTGGGATTCACGCTCTACTGACCTTGCATTGAGTAGATTAAACTTGCCTGAGGTAACCCAAGATTCTATAAGAACTGTTCAGCATTTATCATTCGAGTTATTCGACTTTAAAGGACTAATATCGGGCGATAGCAATGAGGGGAACTGGGGTACTAGAGGTAATGGCGAACTTGTTTTGTTTGACTGGGAGCGGTTTGGTTTTGGTAGTCCTGCAATTGATTTGGCTCCTTTGGTTAGAGGTTTAGGAACAAGCCGTGATTATGAGTCAATAGTAGAAAAATACGTCCAATACTCTTCCAAGTTGTCCCAAGATAAACTGCAAAGACATTTGATTCTTGCGAAAGTTTGGTTGGTTGTCGAAGTCACTAATATCTTGACATTTCGAGGTAAATCATCAGCCTCTATGTACTTCAATTGGTTTAGAGAAAATGTACCTAGTTGGTTGATTTCGGTGGAAAAAACGTTATAA